The proteins below come from a single Pseudomonas sp. MYb118 genomic window:
- the hyi gene encoding hydroxypyruvate isomerase, translating to MPRFAANLSMLFTEQDFLARFEAAAKAGFTGVEYLFPYDFSSAEIKAQLDANGLTQVLFNLPAGDWAKGERGLACLPDRVEEFRAGVDLAIAYVQVLGNTQVNCLAGIRPQGVDDATVEKTFVANLKYAADKLQAAGIKLVMEAINTRDIPGFYLNNTAQALSIREQVGSANLFLQYDIYHMQIMEGDLARTMAAHLGEINHIQLADNPGRNEPGTGEINYRFLFEHLDRIGYQGWVGCEYKPLTTTEAGLGWLKTHNAI from the coding sequence ATGCCGCGTTTCGCAGCCAACCTGTCCATGCTGTTCACCGAGCAGGATTTTCTCGCCCGTTTCGAAGCGGCCGCCAAGGCCGGCTTCACGGGTGTCGAGTACCTGTTCCCCTATGACTTCAGCTCCGCCGAGATCAAGGCCCAACTCGATGCCAATGGCCTGACCCAGGTGCTGTTCAACCTGCCGGCCGGTGACTGGGCCAAGGGCGAGCGCGGCCTGGCCTGCCTGCCGGACCGCGTTGAAGAATTCCGCGCCGGGGTCGACCTGGCCATTGCCTATGTGCAGGTACTGGGCAACACCCAGGTCAACTGCCTGGCCGGCATTCGCCCGCAGGGCGTGGACGATGCCACCGTGGAGAAGACCTTCGTCGCCAACCTCAAGTACGCCGCCGACAAGCTGCAAGCGGCGGGCATCAAACTGGTGATGGAAGCGATCAACACCCGTGACATCCCCGGTTTCTACCTGAACAACACGGCGCAGGCCCTGTCGATTCGCGAGCAGGTGGGCAGCGCCAACCTGTTCCTGCAATACGACATCTACCACATGCAAATCATGGAGGGCGACCTGGCCCGCACCATGGCCGCGCACCTGGGCGAGATCAACCACATCCAGCTGGCCGACAACCCCGGGCGCAACGAGCCGGGTACCGGTGAAATCAACTACCGCTTCCTGTTCGAACACCTGGACCGCATCGGTTATCAGGGTTGGGTGGGTTGCGAATACAAGCCGCTGACCACCACCGAAGCAGGGCTTGGCTGGCTGAAAACCCATAACGCGATCTAA
- the gcl gene encoding glyoxylate carboligase, which produces MSKMRAIEAAVLVMRREGVETAFGIPGAAINPLYSALKKVGGIDHVLARHVEGASHMAEGYTRTKAGNIGVCIGTSGPAGTDMVTGLYSASADSIPILCITGQAPRARMHKEDFQAVDITSIVKPVTKWATTVLEPGQVPYAFQKAFYEMRSGRPGPVLIDLPFDVQMAEIEFDIDAYQPLPLAKPSATRVQVEKALALLDQAERPLLVAGGGIINADASDLLVEFAELTGIPVIPTLMGWGTIPDDHPLMVGMVGLQTSHRYGNATMLKSDVVLGIGNRWANRHTGSVDVYTEGRKFIHVDIEGTQIGRVFTPDLGIVSDAASALTVFIEVAREWQAAGKLKNRSAWLQDCQQRKASLQRKTHFDNVPVKPQRVYEEMNQVFGKDTCYVSTIGLSQIAGAQFLHVYKPRHWINCGQAGPLGWTIPAALGVVKADPSRKVVALSGDYDFQFMIEELAVGAQFKLPYIHVVVNNSYLGLIRQAQRGFEMDYCVQLSFDNLNAPELNGYGVDHIAVAEGLGCKALRVFEPADIAPALRKAEELIEEFKVPVIVEIILERVTNISMGTEINAVNEFEDLALVGNDAPTAIALLD; this is translated from the coding sequence TGGCCGAGGGCTACACCCGCACCAAGGCCGGTAACATCGGCGTGTGCATCGGCACCTCCGGCCCAGCCGGTACCGACATGGTCACCGGACTGTACAGCGCCTCGGCCGACTCGATCCCGATTCTGTGCATCACCGGTCAAGCTCCCCGTGCGCGCATGCACAAGGAAGACTTCCAGGCAGTCGACATCACCAGCATCGTCAAGCCGGTGACCAAGTGGGCGACCACGGTTCTGGAACCGGGCCAGGTACCGTATGCCTTCCAGAAAGCCTTTTATGAAATGCGCTCCGGCCGCCCTGGCCCGGTGCTGATCGACCTGCCGTTCGACGTGCAGATGGCCGAGATCGAATTCGACATCGACGCCTACCAACCGCTACCACTGGCCAAGCCAAGCGCCACCCGCGTGCAGGTGGAAAAAGCCCTCGCCCTGCTCGACCAGGCCGAACGTCCATTGCTGGTGGCCGGTGGCGGCATCATCAACGCCGACGCCAGCGATCTGCTGGTGGAATTCGCCGAGCTGACCGGCATCCCGGTCATCCCGACCCTGATGGGCTGGGGCACGATTCCCGACGATCACCCGCTGATGGTCGGCATGGTCGGCCTGCAAACCTCGCACCGCTACGGCAACGCGACAATGCTCAAGTCCGACGTGGTCCTGGGCATCGGCAACCGTTGGGCGAACCGCCACACCGGCTCGGTCGACGTGTACACCGAAGGCCGCAAGTTCATTCACGTTGACATCGAGGGCACGCAGATCGGTCGCGTGTTCACTCCGGACCTTGGCATCGTCTCCGACGCCGCCTCGGCGTTGACCGTGTTCATTGAGGTTGCGCGCGAGTGGCAAGCCGCCGGCAAGCTGAAAAACCGCAGCGCCTGGTTGCAGGACTGCCAGCAGCGCAAGGCCAGCCTGCAACGTAAGACACACTTCGACAACGTGCCGGTCAAGCCGCAGCGCGTCTACGAAGAGATGAACCAGGTATTCGGCAAGGACACCTGCTACGTCAGCACCATCGGCCTGTCGCAGATCGCCGGCGCGCAGTTCCTGCACGTCTACAAGCCGCGCCACTGGATCAACTGTGGCCAGGCAGGCCCGCTGGGCTGGACCATTCCGGCCGCATTGGGCGTGGTCAAGGCCGACCCGAGCCGCAAGGTCGTGGCGCTGTCGGGCGACTATGACTTCCAGTTCATGATCGAAGAGCTGGCGGTGGGCGCGCAGTTCAAGCTGCCGTACATCCACGTGGTGGTGAACAATTCGTACCTGGGGCTGATCCGCCAGGCCCAGCGCGGTTTCGAAATGGACTACTGCGTGCAGCTGTCCTTCGATAACCTGAACGCGCCAGAGCTCAACGGTTATGGCGTCGATCACATCGCGGTGGCCGAGGGCCTGGGCTGCAAGGCGCTGCGCGTGTTCGAACCGGCTGACATCGCCCCTGCCCTGCGCAAGGCCGAGGAGCTGATCGAAGAGTTCAAGGTGCCGGTGATCGTCGAGATTATCCTGGAGCGCGTGACCAACATTTCCATGGGTACCGAGATCAACGCCGTCAACGAATTCGAAGACCTGGCGCTGGTTGGCAACGACGCGCCGACGGCGATTGCGTTGCTTGACTGA